One part of the Musa acuminata AAA Group cultivar baxijiao chromosome BXJ1-5, Cavendish_Baxijiao_AAA, whole genome shotgun sequence genome encodes these proteins:
- the LOC135673430 gene encoding probable inactive receptor kinase At2g26730 — protein sequence MPLLALLVLALVAGSYDQSVPVRTVRSEPTQDREALLAFVAAVPHEPRLRWNVNTSACDWAGVACDSGRAAVVSLRLPGVGLVGPLPAGTLGRLSALRVLSLRSNRLSGTIPADFALLAHLRSLYLQDNLLSGSIPATLAGLIRLVRLDLSANNLTGPIPFAVNNLTRLTGLFLENNNLSGSLPSIGIASLVDFNVSYNELNGSVPTSLERFPASSFAGNLDLCGGPLPPCKPFFRSPAASPMPVEGPVEESSKKLSTAAIIAIAVASITGLLLLMLLLLVICVLLRRRRRTKRRTKDMTAKGLESSAVAAAVGRSGDTGMTSSSKEEISGSGTGVEAERNRLVFVGISGGYSFDLEDLLRASAEVLGKGSTGTSYKAVLEEGTTVVVKRLKDVAAAKPEFESHMHSLGNVEHANLLTPRAYYYSKDEKLLVLDYLPSGSLSSLLHGNRGGGRTPLDWESRMRVALAAGRGLAHLHTAARIVHGNIKASNVLLRANDLDSAALSDYALHPLFNPAAPRHRLAGYRAPEVLETRRPTFKSDVYSFGVLLLELLTGKAPNQASLGEEGIDLPRWVHSVVREEWTEEVFDVDLMRYPNTEEEEMVQILQVAMACVATVPDARPDFPEVIRMMEEIVNRTEGDEGLRSSPAGPAKGGDVGGAATPTAAVP from the exons ATGCCGCTTCTCGCGCTTCTTGTCCTGGCCCTTGTCGCCGGCTCCTACGACCAGTCGGTGCCGGTGCGGACAGTCCGGTCCGAGCCGACGCAGGACCGCGAGGCGCTGCTGGCCTTCGTGGCCGCGGTCCCCCACGAGCCGCGCCTTCGGTGGAACGTCAATACTTCGGCCTGCGACTGGGCAGGCGTGGCTTGCGACTCCGGCCGTGCTGCCGTGGTGTCCCTCCGGCTTCCCGGCGTTGGCCTCGTGGGTCCCCTCCCCGCCGGCACTCTCGGCCGCCTCTCCGCCCTACGTGTCCTCTCCCTCCGCTCCAACCGCCTCTCCGGCACCATCCCTGCCGACTTCGCCCTCCTCGCCCACCTACGCAGCCTCTACCTCCAGGACAACCTCTTATCCGGTAGCATCCCGGCTACGCTGGCCGGGTTGATCCGCCTCGTCCGCCTGGACCTCTCTGCCAATAACCTCACCGGTCCGATCCCCTTCGCCGTGAACAACCTCACCCGCCTCACAGGACTCTTCCTTGAGAACAACAACCTCTCCGGCAGCCTCCCTAGCATCGGCATCGCCTCCCTCGTCGACTTCAATGTCTCCTACAACGAGCTCAACGGCTCTGTCCCTACGTCTCTCGAGCGATTCCCAGCCTCCTCCTTCGCCGGCAACCTGGATCTCTGTGGCGGCCCGTTGCCTCCATGCAAACCCTTCTTCCGGTCTCCGGCTGCATCCCCGATGCCTGTGGAGGGCCCGGTCGAGGAGTCATCCAAGAAGCTCTCGACGGCAGCGATCATCGCGATCGCCGTGGCGTCCATTACCGGGCTGCTGCTGTTGATGCTACTGCTGCTAGTGATTTGTGTGCTgctccggaggaggaggaggacgaagaggCGCACCAAGGATATGACGGCGAAGGGGTTGGAATCGTCGGCTGTGGCAGCGGCGGTGGGGAGGTCGGGGGACACGGGGATGACCTCGTCGTCGAAGGAGGAGATTAGCGGCAGCGGAACCGGGGTGGAGGCGGAGCGAAACCGGCTGGTGTTCGTGGGTATCAGCGGCGGGTACAGCTTCGACCTGGAGGACTTGCTGCGGGCGTCGGCGGAGGTGCTGGGGAAAGGGAGCACGGGCACGTCGTACAAGGCGGTGCTCGAGGAGGGCACCACCGTGGTGGTGAAGCGCCTCAAGGACGTGGCCGCTGCCAAGCCGGAGTTCGAGTCCCACATGCATTCTCTGGGCAACGTGGAGCACGCCAACCTGCTAACCCCGCGCGCCTACTACTATTCCAAGGACGAGAAGCTCCTCGTCCTCGACTACCTCCCATCCGGCAgcctctcctccctcctccacG GGAACCGAGGAGGGGGTCGGACGCCGCTGGACTGGGAGAGCCGGATGCGAGTCGCCCTCGCGGCCGGCCGCGGCCTCGCTCATCTCCACACGGCCGCGCGCATCGTCCACGGCAACATCAAGGCATCCAACGTCCTCCTCCGCGCCAACGATCTCGACTCCGCCGCCCTCTCCGACTACGCCCTTCACCCACTCTTCAACCCCGCCGCTCCCCGCCACCGCCTCGCCGGCTACCGTGCCCCGGAGGTGCTCGAGACGCGGCGGCCCACCTTCAAGTCCGACGTTTACAGCTTCGGTGTGCTCCTATTGGAGCTCCTGACCGGGAAGGCGCCCAACCAGGCGTCGCTGGGCGAGGAGGGGATCGACCTGCCGCGATGGGTGCATTCGGTGGTGAGGGAGGAGTGGACGGAGGAGGTGTTCGACGTGGACCTCATGCGGTATCCCaacacggaggaggaggagatggtgcaGATCCTGCAGGTCGCGATGGCCTGCGTCGCCACCGTGCCGGACGCCCGGCCCGACTTCCCTGAGGTCATCCGCATGATGGAGGAGATCGTCAATCGGACGGAGGGCGACGAGGGTCTCCGGAGTTCCCCGGCGGGTCCAGCCAAGGGCGGCGACGTTGGAGGGGCTGCCACACCGACGGCCGCCGTGCCTTGA